One stretch of Micromonospora echinospora DNA includes these proteins:
- the dcd gene encoding dCTP deaminase, with amino-acid sequence MLLSDRDLVSEIKAGTLALEPFEPTLVQPSSIDVRLDRLFRVFNNHLYTHIDPSIQQDDLTSMVEVPEGQPFVLHPGEFVLASTLEVISLGDQLAGRLEGKSSLGRLGLLTHSTAGFIDPGFSGHVTLELSNVANLPITLWPGMKIGQLCIFRLSSPAEHPYGSAVYGSRYQGQRGPTPSRSWQSWRTWPTR; translated from the coding sequence ATGCTGCTCTCCGACCGCGACCTGGTCTCCGAGATCAAGGCCGGCACGCTTGCGCTGGAGCCCTTCGAGCCCACGCTGGTGCAGCCGTCGAGCATCGACGTACGCCTGGACCGGCTGTTCCGGGTGTTCAACAACCATCTCTACACACACATCGACCCGTCGATCCAGCAGGACGACCTGACCTCGATGGTGGAGGTGCCGGAGGGGCAGCCGTTCGTGCTGCACCCGGGCGAGTTCGTGCTCGCCTCCACGCTCGAGGTGATCTCGCTGGGCGACCAGCTCGCCGGCCGGCTGGAGGGCAAGTCGAGCCTGGGCCGGCTGGGTCTGCTGACCCACTCGACCGCCGGCTTCATCGACCCGGGCTTCTCCGGTCACGTCACGCTGGAGCTGTCGAACGTGGCGAACCTGCCGATCACGCTCTGGCCCGGCATGAAGATCGGCCAGCTCTGCATCTTCCGGCTCTCCTCGCCGGCCGAGCACCCGTACGGCTCGGCCGTCTACGGCTCGCGTTACCAGGGGCAGCGCGGCCCGACGCCGAGCCGGTCCTGGCAGAGCTGGCGCACCTGGCCGACGCGCTGA
- a CDS encoding DUF6197 family protein produces MKATHNPPTAAPVTTADLLRMAALYLRRHGWHQGSYYATTDTPTPPACAVGAIGIACTGHRIEQFAQLDTDALVDYLFAVRVFTDYLDTDTPAYWTDELGFVLDDDSGCLPYSWNDIPGRTAEQVITALEAAADEWDRLHTDGGED; encoded by the coding sequence ATGAAGGCTACCCACAACCCACCCACCGCCGCACCAGTCACCACTGCTGACCTGCTGCGGATGGCTGCCCTCTACCTGCGCCGGCACGGCTGGCACCAGGGCAGCTACTACGCCACCACCGACACCCCCACCCCGCCGGCCTGCGCCGTCGGGGCCATCGGCATCGCCTGCACCGGCCACCGCATCGAGCAATTCGCCCAGCTCGACACCGACGCCCTGGTCGACTACCTCTTCGCCGTCCGCGTGTTCACCGACTACCTCGACACCGACACGCCGGCCTACTGGACCGACGAACTCGGGTTCGTTCTCGACGACGACTCCGGCTGCCTTCCCTACTCCTGGAACGACATTCCCGGCCGCACCGCCGAGCAGGTCATCACCGCCCTTGAGGCCGCTGCCGACGAGTGGGACCGCCTCCACACCGACGGAGGCGAGGACTGA
- a CDS encoding NlpC/P60 family protein — translation MALHAPRPSSNRSVDRSSVAPRSRWSRFTTALAALVGTAVVLTGGATAAHAEPSVAEIEAQIDRDWNKLEPVIEQVNAVREQLAARRKQADALGRQIAPLQARVDAALGQVGGLAADAYKGDNLSTVNVLLGSRSPGELVNGLELLDRFAHRQHEQVRSVAALRDELAAKKKPLDEMIAGLARTEAQLAAKKKQIDAEIAKLQKLRLKVYGKGGGGPLRPAPCPAGYPGGPAGAAVKFACAQIGKIYVWGAAGPDHFDCSGLTLAAWAKGGVSLPHNARQQHAVTKRISRADLRAGDLVFYYSDLHHVAMYVGDGWVVHASQSGKPITMKRVDDGDINSYGRV, via the coding sequence GTGGCACTCCATGCCCCGCGGCCGTCGTCGAACCGGTCGGTCGACCGGTCCAGCGTCGCGCCGCGTTCCCGCTGGTCCCGCTTCACCACAGCCCTCGCCGCGCTGGTCGGCACCGCCGTCGTTCTGACCGGCGGCGCCACTGCGGCACACGCCGAGCCCTCGGTCGCCGAGATCGAGGCCCAGATCGACCGCGACTGGAACAAGCTCGAACCGGTCATCGAGCAGGTGAACGCCGTACGCGAGCAGCTCGCCGCACGGCGCAAGCAGGCCGACGCGCTCGGCCGGCAGATCGCACCCCTCCAGGCCCGGGTGGACGCCGCTCTCGGCCAGGTCGGCGGCCTCGCCGCCGACGCCTACAAGGGCGACAACCTCTCCACAGTCAACGTGCTGCTCGGCAGCCGCTCGCCCGGTGAACTGGTCAACGGCCTGGAACTGCTCGACCGCTTCGCGCACCGGCAGCACGAGCAGGTGCGTTCCGTCGCCGCGCTGCGCGACGAGCTGGCGGCGAAGAAGAAGCCGCTGGACGAGATGATCGCCGGGCTGGCGCGCACCGAGGCCCAGCTCGCGGCGAAGAAGAAGCAGATCGACGCCGAGATCGCCAAGCTGCAGAAGCTGCGGCTCAAGGTGTACGGCAAGGGTGGCGGCGGCCCGCTGCGCCCGGCGCCCTGCCCGGCCGGCTATCCCGGCGGCCCGGCCGGGGCGGCGGTGAAGTTCGCCTGCGCCCAGATCGGCAAGATCTACGTCTGGGGCGCAGCCGGCCCGGACCACTTCGACTGCTCGGGCCTCACCCTGGCGGCCTGGGCCAAGGGCGGAGTCTCGCTGCCGCACAACGCGCGCCAGCAGCACGCCGTGACGAAACGGATCAGCCGCGCCGACCTGCGCGCCGGTGACCTCGTCTTCTACTACAGCGACCTGCACCACGTGGCGATGTACGTGGGTGACGGCTGGGTGGTGCACGCCTCCCAGTCCGGCAAGCCCATCACGATGAAGCGGGTCGACGACGGCGACATCAACAGCTACGGCCGCGTGTAA
- a CDS encoding FtsK/SpoIIIE domain-containing protein, whose product MTTTIPTTADAVPVGAGLSMFDPVFIGIDEFGQPVYLDVVYHNLLAAGEPGGGKSGLVNNICGHGVLCDNTRLVLFDAKLVELGPWRDLADAFIGPDIDQGIDVLRRLLVVATNRYTWLLANRRRKLAPGDGMSVILTVIDELAMFSTVLGTKAQQEEFSTLLRGLVSLGRACGMPVVAATQRPSWDIIPASLRDLFGYRAAFRCTSLNSSNIILGQGWAEQGYTASDIAPTNQGAAYLLAEGGVPRRIKAAYLTDTDIYNIADYAAWTRRPAGTSTPAVDPTGWEMAA is encoded by the coding sequence ATGACCACCACGATTCCCACCACCGCCGACGCGGTGCCGGTGGGTGCTGGCCTGTCGATGTTCGACCCGGTGTTCATCGGGATCGACGAGTTCGGCCAGCCCGTCTACCTCGACGTCGTCTATCACAACCTGCTCGCCGCCGGTGAGCCCGGAGGCGGGAAGTCCGGCCTGGTCAACAACATCTGCGGCCACGGCGTCCTGTGCGACAACACCCGCCTCGTGCTCTTCGACGCCAAGCTCGTCGAACTCGGCCCCTGGCGCGACCTGGCCGATGCGTTCATCGGCCCCGACATCGACCAGGGCATCGACGTGCTGCGCCGCCTCCTGGTCGTGGCGACCAACCGCTACACCTGGCTGCTCGCCAACCGGCGCCGCAAGCTCGCCCCCGGTGACGGCATGTCGGTCATCCTCACCGTCATCGACGAACTCGCCATGTTCTCTACGGTGCTGGGGACCAAGGCCCAGCAGGAAGAGTTCTCCACCCTCCTGCGCGGCCTCGTCTCCCTCGGCCGCGCCTGCGGCATGCCGGTGGTCGCCGCAACGCAGCGGCCGTCGTGGGACATCATCCCTGCCAGCCTGCGGGACCTGTTCGGCTACCGGGCCGCGTTCCGGTGCACCTCGCTGAACAGCTCGAACATCATCCTCGGCCAGGGCTGGGCCGAGCAGGGCTACACCGCCTCCGACATCGCCCCCACCAACCAGGGCGCTGCCTACCTCCTGGCCGAAGGCGGCGTTCCCCGGCGCATCAAGGCGGCCTACCTCACCGACACCGACATCTACAACATCGCCGACTACGCCGCCTGGACCCGCCGCCCCGCCGGCACCAGCACCCCGGCCGTCGACCCGACCGGATGGGAGATGGCGGCATGA
- a CDS encoding RRQRL motif-containing zinc-binding protein — protein sequence MTTTYHFAGTDEEFPTYRYRLAPQGLATRRQLRAAGLRPGGNYPVAQILWRRGKRVAYLYRLDLAAPKRTATEAQRAAIAKALRARRTCRVCGQVQPYYIPRRYGCCFDCHEGNPS from the coding sequence GTGACCACCACCTACCACTTCGCGGGAACTGACGAAGAGTTCCCCACCTACCGCTATCGCCTCGCCCCGCAAGGGCTGGCGACCCGCCGGCAACTGCGCGCCGCCGGCCTCCGTCCCGGAGGCAACTACCCGGTTGCCCAGATCCTCTGGCGTCGCGGCAAGCGCGTCGCCTACCTCTACCGCCTCGACCTGGCTGCGCCCAAGCGCACCGCCACCGAGGCCCAGCGGGCCGCCATTGCCAAGGCACTGCGCGCCCGCCGCACCTGCCGCGTCTGCGGCCAAGTGCAGCCCTATTACATCCCCCGCCGCTACGGCTGCTGCTTCGACTGCCACGAAGGGAACCCGTCGTGA
- a CDS encoding zinc metalloprotease, which yields MGLRPNLLTRRTAGVATSTLALLLSTAAVGVVPAASAFSAAPAGVCAEPADAHADEHSNARVAKGGNAKLDPNHLTAKQVQDREADLAAAQRERTNFRAGAVTPLATVTIPVVVHVIQENSTRAGGNIPDSMINQQITVLNQSYAGSTGGAATAFGFQLTKINRVTNPSWYPIVQGSSAERSMKTSLRQGGKNTLNIYLGELSDSLLGWATFPKRTLDKMDGVVVLSESLPGGTSTNYNQGDTGTHEVGHWLNLYHTFQGGCSGSGDSVSDTPAEASPAYQCPTGRDTCSATGKDPITNFMDYTYDSCMYQFTAGQASRMLTAWNAYRAA from the coding sequence ATGGGACTCCGTCCCAACCTGCTGACCCGGCGTACCGCCGGTGTCGCGACGTCGACCCTCGCGCTGCTGCTCAGCACCGCCGCCGTCGGCGTCGTCCCCGCTGCTTCGGCCTTCTCGGCCGCCCCGGCCGGCGTCTGCGCCGAGCCTGCTGACGCCCACGCCGACGAGCACTCGAACGCCCGCGTCGCGAAGGGCGGCAACGCCAAGCTCGACCCCAACCACCTGACCGCCAAGCAGGTCCAGGACCGGGAAGCCGACCTCGCCGCGGCGCAGCGCGAGCGGACCAACTTCCGGGCCGGCGCCGTCACCCCGCTGGCCACCGTGACGATCCCGGTCGTCGTGCACGTCATCCAGGAGAACAGCACCCGGGCCGGCGGCAACATCCCGGACTCGATGATCAACCAGCAGATCACCGTGCTGAACCAGTCGTACGCGGGCTCGACCGGCGGCGCGGCCACCGCCTTCGGGTTCCAGCTCACGAAGATCAACCGGGTGACGAACCCGTCGTGGTACCCGATCGTGCAGGGCTCCTCCGCCGAGCGCTCGATGAAGACCTCGCTGCGTCAGGGCGGCAAGAACACGCTGAACATCTACCTCGGCGAGCTGAGCGACAGCCTGCTGGGCTGGGCCACGTTCCCGAAGCGGACGCTGGACAAGATGGACGGCGTGGTAGTGCTCAGCGAGTCGCTGCCCGGCGGCACGTCGACCAACTACAACCAGGGCGACACCGGCACGCACGAGGTCGGCCACTGGCTGAACCTCTACCACACCTTCCAGGGCGGCTGCTCCGGCTCCGGCGACAGCGTCTCCGACACCCCGGCCGAGGCGTCCCCGGCGTACCAGTGCCCTACCGGCCGTGACACCTGCTCGGCCACCGGCAAGGACCCGATCACCAACTTCATGGACTACACGTACGACTCCTGCATGTACCAGTTCACCGCCGGACAGGCGAGCCGCATGCTCACCGCGTGGAACGCCTACCGCGCAGCCTGA
- a CDS encoding replication initiator codes for MVSTLDLTPRTALARGVGSNADTTNPFVGYTAAGSAFQRAQQPDYFGWIEHVRAAAGCTRPIRLAGSLYTVEPATGRLLDARHTDAMPDAAIYKACGNRRATVCPSCAQTYQRDAYQLLRAGLIGGKGVPATVSRHPAVFPTFTAPSFGTVHARVVSRHTCTNRKRCDCRPDPCHARRNAGLCIHGRPAVCWARHEPADTVLGQPFCLDCYDHDHQVVWNLFSGMLWHRTKQAAERWLAQLARRRGIPPVELVTPSGKIRKVPPVRLSHGKAAEFQARGAVHFHALVRLDGVDPYDPAAVIPPPAGFTAADLDDAIRHAAAQVDYTTPGHPDRPAGWRIVWGAQLDIRVITLTGHSEVTDSMVAGYLAKYATKSTEATGHRSTRLDADSIGDYADPDGDHTARLIDACWRIGRPTHTPAPLSERPRDLRPRPGFVDRWDCPDCGTHTRYPACPVCIAHRQASLDAESTKPANGNPYARLRRWAHMLGFGGHFLTKARRYSVTFQLLRDTRVTYRRSEDHDQGAGEPIRAVDHLDDTTLIVGTLTFAGVGWHTTGDALLANTAAALARARHAAGREELAHELGTSTGIVPAAA; via the coding sequence ATGGTTTCGACGCTGGACCTCACACCCCGGACCGCTCTGGCCCGGGGTGTGGGCTCGAACGCCGACACCACCAACCCCTTCGTTGGCTACACCGCCGCCGGCTCCGCCTTCCAACGTGCACAGCAGCCCGACTACTTCGGCTGGATCGAACACGTCCGCGCTGCTGCCGGCTGCACCCGACCCATCCGGCTGGCCGGCAGCCTCTACACCGTCGAACCCGCCACCGGCAGGCTCCTCGACGCCCGACACACCGACGCCATGCCCGACGCCGCCATCTACAAGGCGTGCGGCAACCGCCGCGCCACCGTCTGCCCCTCCTGCGCCCAGACCTACCAACGCGACGCCTACCAACTCCTGCGCGCCGGCCTCATCGGCGGCAAAGGCGTCCCCGCAACCGTGTCCCGGCACCCGGCGGTCTTCCCGACCTTCACCGCCCCGTCCTTCGGCACCGTCCACGCGCGCGTGGTCAGTCGGCACACCTGCACCAACCGCAAGCGGTGCGACTGCCGGCCCGACCCCTGCCACGCCCGCCGCAACGCCGGCTTGTGCATCCACGGGCGGCCCGCCGTGTGCTGGGCACGCCACGAACCCGCAGACACCGTCCTCGGACAGCCGTTCTGCCTCGACTGCTACGACCACGACCACCAGGTCGTGTGGAACCTGTTCTCCGGCATGCTGTGGCACCGCACCAAGCAAGCCGCGGAACGGTGGCTCGCCCAACTCGCCCGCCGACGCGGCATCCCCCCGGTCGAGCTGGTCACCCCGTCCGGGAAGATCCGCAAAGTTCCCCCCGTCCGGCTGTCACACGGCAAGGCCGCCGAGTTCCAAGCACGCGGCGCGGTCCACTTCCACGCTCTCGTGCGCCTGGACGGCGTCGACCCGTACGACCCGGCCGCCGTGATCCCCCCACCGGCCGGGTTCACCGCCGCCGACCTTGACGATGCGATCCGCCACGCCGCCGCCCAGGTCGACTACACCACCCCCGGCCACCCCGACCGGCCCGCCGGCTGGCGCATCGTCTGGGGCGCACAGCTCGACATTCGCGTCATCACGCTGACCGGACACAGCGAGGTTACCGACAGCATGGTCGCCGGCTACCTCGCCAAGTACGCCACCAAAAGCACCGAGGCCACCGGACACCGCTCCACCCGCCTCGACGCCGACAGCATCGGCGACTACGCCGACCCCGACGGCGACCACACCGCCCGCCTTATCGACGCCTGCTGGCGCATCGGCCGACCCACCCACACCCCCGCCCCGCTGTCCGAGCGGCCCCGCGACCTCCGGCCCCGCCCCGGCTTCGTCGACCGCTGGGATTGCCCCGACTGCGGCACCCACACCCGCTATCCCGCCTGCCCCGTCTGCATCGCCCACCGTCAAGCCAGCCTTGACGCCGAATCGACGAAACCAGCCAACGGCAACCCCTACGCCCGGCTGCGGCGGTGGGCACACATGCTCGGCTTCGGCGGCCACTTCCTCACCAAAGCCCGCCGCTACTCCGTCACCTTCCAACTCCTGCGCGACACCCGCGTCACCTACCGCCGCAGCGAGGACCACGACCAGGGCGCCGGCGAACCCATCCGGGCGGTCGACCACCTCGACGACACCACCCTCATCGTCGGCACCCTCACCTTCGCCGGCGTCGGCTGGCACACCACCGGAGACGCCCTGCTCGCCAACACCGCCGCCGCTCTCGCCCGCGCACGACACGCCGCCGGACGCGAAGAGCTCGCCCACGAACTCGGCACCTCGACCGGCATCGTGCCGGCCGCTGCTTGA
- a CDS encoding XRE family transcriptional regulator, with amino-acid sequence MRVHAVEQLPADSTLLRNWKRWESGSSEPDAFYKALIAKTFGTVTAAFFPPTVSRDADAELIAGTGMETVEILARLRTSDVSNATLEALRITADRLCSEYPYMSPDQLRAEGRSWLRRITALMDRRLTLAQHQEVLTLAGWVALLVGCVEYDMGLRRIAEGTRKAALTLGEEAGNAAVSGWAYEMRAWYSLTQGDYRGVIAAAEAGELIAAGSSAAVQLAGQRAKAWARLGDRRQVEMALDKGRTLLESLPYPENTDHHFVVDPAKFDFYAMDCYRLAGEDRLAEMYAEQVMQSSIDPDGTERKPMRIAEARVTLGVAAARAGDLERAVAHGRQALEGDRKSLPSLLMCSKELATLLRARYPKDPQALSYLDELRTLSAS; translated from the coding sequence ATGCGAGTGCACGCCGTCGAGCAGCTACCCGCCGACAGCACCCTCCTGCGAAACTGGAAGAGGTGGGAATCCGGGAGTTCGGAGCCTGACGCCTTCTACAAGGCGTTGATTGCGAAGACGTTCGGAACTGTCACGGCCGCCTTCTTCCCGCCCACCGTTTCCCGTGACGCTGATGCCGAGCTGATCGCCGGAACGGGCATGGAGACGGTCGAAATTCTTGCTCGTTTGCGAACTTCGGACGTCTCCAACGCGACCTTGGAAGCGCTTCGGATCACAGCCGATCGCCTTTGCAGCGAGTACCCGTACATGTCACCCGATCAGCTCCGGGCCGAAGGCCGATCGTGGTTGCGACGGATCACCGCTCTGATGGACCGCCGGCTAACTCTCGCTCAGCACCAGGAGGTGCTGACACTTGCGGGATGGGTAGCGTTGCTCGTCGGTTGCGTCGAGTACGACATGGGTCTACGCCGCATCGCCGAGGGAACCCGCAAAGCGGCGTTGACGCTCGGCGAGGAAGCGGGAAACGCGGCGGTGTCGGGCTGGGCGTATGAGATGCGGGCCTGGTACTCGCTCACACAGGGCGACTACCGAGGTGTCATCGCAGCGGCCGAGGCGGGCGAGTTGATCGCAGCCGGTAGTAGCGCAGCGGTGCAGCTCGCCGGCCAGCGTGCCAAGGCGTGGGCTCGACTTGGTGACAGGCGACAGGTAGAGATGGCTCTGGACAAGGGCCGGACGCTGCTTGAATCACTGCCATACCCGGAGAACACCGATCACCACTTTGTCGTAGACCCGGCAAAGTTCGACTTCTATGCGATGGACTGCTACCGGCTGGCAGGCGAGGATCGCCTAGCAGAGATGTACGCCGAGCAGGTCATGCAGTCGTCGATAGACCCCGACGGGACCGAACGTAAGCCAATGCGGATTGCGGAAGCGCGGGTCACGCTCGGAGTGGCCGCTGCCCGGGCGGGCGACCTCGAACGGGCCGTTGCTCACGGACGGCAGGCGCTTGAAGGCGACCGCAAGTCGTTGCCGTCTCTCCTGATGTGCTCGAAGGAACTCGCGACGCTTCTACGGGCGCGGTACCCGAAAGACCCGCAGGCGCTGTCGTACCTGGACGAACTTCGGACCCTCAGCGCGAGCTGA
- a CDS encoding DUF2637 domain-containing protein, protein MSSTDPAAVTEQFAAEYARNAVPAMLKAIASVKRYNRFVLLGALATSYLHQGHYLWTQKAGYFAYLVPLIFDAAMVSMLTVVRTSGIAKDAKRGALVVFACAALLSATINFASPGSLGLRLVFALVVVLVIGVELVAGRIRPDFAAIQAEAAALLTAARDLADKAEQTTEPTPEPVETPAVVDTPPAAAPVAIATPALTPIPAARPEVPAHLVPTARFATRQHEQTHGRPITADELAALLSVTPAIARELLHSINGHTTAVNGTPVAGGAR, encoded by the coding sequence ATGTCGAGCACTGACCCCGCCGCCGTCACCGAACAGTTCGCCGCCGAGTACGCCCGCAACGCCGTACCCGCCATGCTCAAGGCAATCGCCTCCGTCAAGCGGTACAACCGCTTCGTTCTGCTCGGCGCACTCGCCACCAGCTACCTACACCAGGGCCACTACCTGTGGACCCAAAAGGCCGGCTACTTCGCCTACCTGGTGCCGCTGATCTTCGACGCCGCCATGGTGTCGATGCTCACCGTCGTCCGCACCTCCGGCATCGCCAAGGACGCCAAGCGTGGAGCCCTGGTGGTGTTCGCCTGCGCCGCGCTGCTGTCGGCAACCATCAACTTCGCCTCCCCCGGCAGCCTCGGCCTGCGCCTGGTCTTCGCCCTGGTCGTCGTCCTCGTCATAGGCGTGGAACTCGTCGCCGGACGCATCCGACCCGACTTCGCGGCCATCCAAGCCGAAGCCGCCGCCCTGCTCACCGCCGCCCGCGACTTGGCGGACAAGGCCGAGCAGACCACCGAACCCACCCCTGAACCCGTCGAGACGCCGGCCGTCGTCGACACCCCGCCGGCCGCCGCGCCGGTCGCCATCGCCACACCCGCGCTCACCCCGATCCCGGCCGCCCGGCCGGAGGTCCCCGCGCACCTGGTGCCCACCGCCCGCTTCGCCACCCGCCAGCACGAGCAGACCCACGGCCGACCCATCACCGCCGACGAACTCGCCGCCCTGCTCTCCGTCACCCCGGCCATCGCCCGGGAACTGCTGCACTCCATCAACGGCCACACCACGGCCGTCAACGGCACCCCCGTCGCCGGTGGTGCCCGATGA
- a CDS encoding helix-turn-helix domain-containing protein produces MLTVEQAAQRLGTGVRFVRRIVAERRIRFYKVGKYVRFDPDDVADYIQQGQVEPIRPVLTYTKGETRYAA; encoded by the coding sequence ATGCTCACCGTCGAGCAAGCCGCGCAACGCCTCGGCACGGGAGTGCGTTTCGTGCGCCGCATCGTCGCCGAGCGCCGCATCCGCTTCTACAAGGTCGGCAAGTACGTCCGGTTCGACCCTGACGACGTGGCCGACTACATCCAACAAGGGCAGGTCGAACCCATCCGACCGGTCCTCACGTACACGAAGGGAGAAACCCGTTATGCCGCCTAA
- a CDS encoding pyridoxamine 5'-phosphate oxidase family protein: MASWSEFAADEPRLADEIRLLMQQYGPGFGYLATVRADGGPRVHPVSPVITDDGLWCFVIDSPKRRDLERDGRYALHSFPPEESDDEAYIAGRARPVTDPATVAHLARIARASPQGDWRLFEFTVEAAMLTRRDPVAQPGAAPPQVRVWLDPLGAEPARREPVAAEGRRGRHGFDTRRPAA; encoded by the coding sequence ATGGCTTCCTGGTCCGAATTCGCCGCCGACGAGCCCCGCCTCGCCGACGAGATCCGCCTCCTGATGCAGCAGTACGGGCCGGGCTTCGGCTACCTCGCCACGGTCCGCGCCGACGGCGGCCCCCGCGTCCACCCGGTTTCCCCGGTGATCACCGACGACGGCCTCTGGTGCTTCGTCATCGACTCGCCGAAGCGCCGCGACCTCGAACGCGACGGCCGCTACGCGCTGCACTCGTTCCCGCCGGAGGAGAGCGACGACGAGGCGTACATCGCGGGGCGCGCGCGGCCGGTGACCGACCCGGCCACAGTGGCCCACCTGGCCCGGATCGCGCGGGCGTCGCCGCAGGGTGACTGGCGGCTGTTCGAGTTCACCGTCGAGGCGGCGATGCTGACCCGGCGCGACCCGGTGGCCCAGCCCGGCGCCGCCCCGCCGCAGGTGCGGGTGTGGCTCGACCCGCTCGGGGCCGAACCGGCCCGGCGTGAGCCGGTAGCCGCCGAGGGCCGGCGCGGGCGGCACGGCTTCGACACCCGCCGCCCGGCCGCCTGA
- a CDS encoding tyrosine-type recombinase/integrase, which translates to MPPKKRRFGRVRKLPSGRFQARYPDPNGIDRPAPRTFATETDANRWLTAIEADMIRGTWRNPDLGRISLSDYLTEWIDHRPGLRPRTLDLYRWLHRKYIAPRLGDYFLTDLTPGAIRAWRADLVTEGVSPTMTAKAYRLLRAVLNTAVDDELIQRNPCRIQGAGIERPAERPTATVAQVFQLADLVPRRLRVLILLAAFASLRYGELAALRRRDFDPRCRTLTVRATLVERQDGTLTFGPPKTDAGLRTVTIPAAIRREVRAHLDDFVDEDQDALVFTGATGAVLRRSNFQRTCNWRASVAAVGLPGFHFHDLRHTGNTLASRTGASLADLMARMGHASTRAALIYQHTAQERDQHIAGGLSDQIKKSRDRARKGHGKTKK; encoded by the coding sequence ATGCCGCCTAAGAAGCGCCGCTTCGGCCGCGTCCGTAAACTGCCGTCCGGCCGCTTCCAAGCTCGCTACCCCGATCCCAACGGCATCGACCGACCTGCGCCCCGCACCTTCGCTACCGAGACAGACGCCAACCGATGGCTCACCGCGATCGAGGCGGACATGATCCGGGGCACCTGGCGCAACCCGGACCTCGGCCGGATCTCCCTCAGCGACTACCTGACCGAGTGGATCGACCACCGGCCGGGTCTGCGACCTCGCACCCTCGATCTTTATCGCTGGCTCCACCGCAAGTACATCGCGCCGAGACTCGGCGACTACTTCCTCACCGACCTCACCCCCGGTGCCATCCGGGCCTGGCGTGCTGACCTCGTAACCGAGGGAGTCAGCCCCACCATGACGGCCAAGGCGTATCGCCTTCTCCGCGCCGTGCTGAACACCGCCGTTGACGACGAACTGATCCAACGCAACCCCTGCCGCATCCAAGGCGCGGGCATCGAACGGCCGGCCGAACGACCGACCGCCACCGTCGCCCAGGTCTTCCAGCTCGCCGACCTCGTGCCTCGACGCCTCCGCGTCCTCATCCTGCTGGCCGCCTTCGCCAGCCTCCGCTACGGAGAGCTGGCCGCCCTTCGCCGCCGCGACTTCGACCCGCGCTGTCGGACCCTGACGGTCCGCGCGACTCTGGTCGAGCGCCAGGACGGCACCCTGACTTTCGGCCCGCCCAAAACCGATGCCGGCCTGCGCACCGTCACCATCCCGGCGGCGATCCGCCGCGAGGTCCGCGCACACCTGGACGACTTCGTCGACGAGGACCAGGACGCGCTCGTCTTCACCGGCGCTACCGGCGCGGTCCTGCGCCGCTCCAACTTCCAACGGACCTGCAACTGGCGGGCATCCGTGGCGGCGGTTGGCCTGCCGGGCTTCCACTTCCACGACCTGCGGCACACCGGCAACACGCTCGCCTCACGAACCGGGGCCAGCCTCGCCGACCTGATGGCCCGCATGGGCCACGCCTCGACCCGCGCCGCGCTGATCTACCAGCACACCGCCCAGGAGCGTGACCAGCACATCGCCGGCGGCCTCAGCGACCAGATCAAGAAGAGCCGCGATCGGGCACGCAAGGGGCACGGCAAGACCAAGAAGTGA